The DNA region gGTATATCTATTTGTTGGTCGTCAATGTGCTAATCACAAGTTCAGATGACCTTCCATTGTGGGGTATGCCTACAACTGCCACTTtctctttattttgatttgattttgcaTTTCATTGATTGATCATTGTAAAAGGTTCTTTTATTCATGTTTAAGGGTATGTTGGCGAGTTACATCCTGATAAGAACGGTGATAATGGCAAGCATGTACTTTACACACACAAGAACATCAATGTTCAATACAATAAAGATCAGGTCAGAAGTTATTTAAGTATCTTTGCTACCTTATGCTGTTTTGGGATTCATGGAGTGCATACTTAGGTTAGGTCCATTTCATTGCAGATCATTCATGTTAATCTAACTTATGACAACCCAAGGCCTCTGGAAGTAGGAAAATCTTTGGACATGACATATTCTGTCAAATGGTCTCCTACGAATGTCACTTTTGGACGCCGATTTGATGTATACCTGGACTATCCGTTCTTTGAGCATCAGGTGAAAATCATTGCTGCTAGCTTTGTATTTTAGATTGAAGAGGTGTTTATTGTTGGTTACCTGCTATGTGTTCAGTCATGTGGATCCTATCTTAGCCATGTCACTGAGAGAACTTTGATCCGTTTTCTTTCTGTAGATTCACTGGTTCtccatttttaattcttttatgatGGTCATCTTCCTTACTGGATTGGTGTCAATGATATTAATGCGAACATTGAGAAATGACTATGCAAAGTATGCCCGGgaagatgatgatttggaaactctGGTTAGGCTTTCTTGATGTTTGTctgttactattattattattatttttaaaatttatgtgtGGAACATAGATTCTGTTTTCCTGGAAAGTTCATTGTGGTTCTGATTGTCAATTCTTGTTCAACCCCCAAATATTTCCAGGAAAGAGATGTTAGTGAAGAATCTGGCTGGAAACTTGTGCATGGTGATGTTTTTCGGCCTCCTCGCAGTTTGGTTATTCTTTCAGCTGTTGTTGGTACAGGTGCTCAGCTTGCATTGCTGGTTCTTCTTGTCATCTTGTTGGCTATTATTGGGATGTTGTATGTTGGGTAAGTCCATATCCTTAAACTGACCTGTAATATTGCTCTGAATAATGCTTTTGTTAATGAAGTGTGACTGTCTACAAAATGGACTTAAATGCTACATGTGCATATTGTTTTCTGCTTATACATTTCAACTATCACTGAATGTTCCCTTCCTCTAGTTTTCCTATTGACTATATCTTTTATGTCAACTTCTTCTCCCATCATTATTATGTAACTTTCCTTCAATGTGCAGACGAGGAGCCATAGTCACAACCTTCATTGTTTGCTATGCTCTCACATCTTTCATTTCTGGTTATGTGAGTGGGGGAATGTACTCACGTAATGGGGGTAAGAATTTGCATTGATCTTTGCTACATGTTTGTTTGGGTGCTTCTCTCTCCCTCTGAATGATTATAACCGTGCTTATAATTTTCAGGTAAAAATTGGATTAAATCCATGATCCTTACAGCATCACTGTTCCCATTCATGTGCTTTGGAATTGgttttattttaaacacaatTGCTATATTCTATGGATCTCTAGCTGCAATCCCCTTTGGTACTATGGTTGTTGTCTTTGTTATATGGGCTTTTATCTCTTTCCCTCTAGCACTTCTTGGCACAGTTGTTGGAAGAAACTGGAGTGGTGCTCCAAATAATCCATGCCGTGTGAAGACCATTCCTCGTCCCATTCCTGAGAAGAAATGGTACCTCACACCATCTGTAGTTTCGCTGATGGGAGGACTGCTTCCCTTTGGCAGCATATTCATCGAGATGTATTTTGTATTCACTTCCTTCTGGAATTACAAGGTGAGTTAAAATGCAATTACTTTTCTGGGCCATAAcagattattttttcttccctttGTTTGGT from Glycine soja cultivar W05 chromosome 8, ASM419377v2, whole genome shotgun sequence includes:
- the LOC114422271 gene encoding transmembrane 9 superfamily member 1-like, whose product is MSMLFRFSLLLPLFLSAAFASESDHRYQQDDPVILWVNKVGPYNNPQETYNYYSLPFCRSPGNPAHKWGGLGEVLGGNELIDSQLEIKFLGNVEKTTFCRIELDEAKVKQFKDAIENNYWFEFFMDDLPLWGYVGELHPDKNGDNGKHVLYTHKNINVQYNKDQIIHVNLTYDNPRPLEVGKSLDMTYSVKWSPTNVTFGRRFDVYLDYPFFEHQIHWFSIFNSFMMVIFLTGLVSMILMRTLRNDYAKYAREDDDLETLERDVSEESGWKLVHGDVFRPPRSLVILSAVVGTGAQLALLVLLVILLAIIGMLYVGRGAIVTTFIVCYALTSFISGYVSGGMYSRNGGKNWIKSMILTASLFPFMCFGIGFILNTIAIFYGSLAAIPFGTMVVVFVIWAFISFPLALLGTVVGRNWSGAPNNPCRVKTIPRPIPEKKWYLTPSVVSLMGGLLPFGSIFIEMYFVFTSFWNYKVYYVYGFMLLVFLILTIVTVCVTIVGTYFLLNAENYHWQWTSFFSAASTAVYVYLYSVYYYYVKTKMSGFFQTSFYFGYTLMFCLGLGILCGAVGYLGSNLFVRRIYRNIKCD